One part of the Aureibacillus halotolerans genome encodes these proteins:
- the ddlA gene encoding D-alanine--D-alanine ligase: protein MSKLKVGIIFGGKSAEHEVSLQSAKNIVEAIDPSKYEVVLIGIDKKGQWQLNDASTFLLNEENPALIRLNASERGVAISPGKDSGQFIATSGSTPMDQLDVVFPIVHGTLGEDGSLQGMLRLANVPYVGPNVLSSAICMDKDIAKKLLSSAGIQTAKGVSFTSNQKEQITFASIEAALGTPVFIKPANMGSSVGVNKAQNEEEFVQAVEEAFLYDHKIIIEEAIVGREIEVAVLGNEEPEASLPGEILPQSEFYSYASKYIDEDGAGLAAPADLTPEQTKAVQESAIAAFQALQCEGLSRVDFFLQPDDTLLVNEINTLPGFTAISMYPKLWEVSGVSYPDLIERLIQLAIERHQRTQGLKSSIN from the coding sequence TTGTCAAAACTGAAAGTAGGTATTATCTTTGGAGGAAAATCTGCCGAGCATGAAGTGTCCCTTCAATCGGCTAAAAATATTGTCGAGGCCATTGATCCCTCAAAGTATGAGGTTGTTCTTATCGGTATTGATAAAAAAGGACAGTGGCAATTGAATGACGCATCCACCTTTTTGCTCAACGAGGAAAACCCCGCCTTAATTCGGCTGAACGCTTCCGAACGAGGTGTTGCGATCTCCCCGGGGAAGGATTCTGGACAGTTTATCGCCACCTCAGGATCAACACCAATGGATCAGCTTGATGTTGTCTTTCCGATTGTTCACGGAACACTTGGTGAGGATGGCAGCCTTCAAGGGATGCTGAGACTGGCCAACGTCCCTTATGTTGGACCAAATGTGCTAAGTTCTGCGATTTGCATGGATAAGGATATCGCCAAAAAGCTACTCTCGTCTGCCGGCATTCAAACGGCGAAAGGGGTTAGCTTTACGAGCAATCAAAAAGAGCAAATTACCTTTGCAAGCATTGAAGCTGCTTTGGGAACTCCCGTCTTTATTAAGCCTGCCAATATGGGGTCGTCGGTTGGGGTGAACAAGGCGCAAAATGAGGAAGAATTTGTTCAAGCCGTTGAAGAAGCATTTCTGTATGATCACAAAATTATCATTGAAGAAGCGATTGTTGGGCGTGAAATTGAGGTGGCTGTTCTTGGTAACGAAGAACCAGAAGCGTCTTTGCCGGGCGAAATTTTGCCTCAAAGTGAGTTTTATTCGTATGCCTCCAAATACATCGACGAGGACGGCGCTGGACTTGCCGCACCTGCCGATTTGACGCCAGAGCAAACGAAAGCTGTGCAGGAATCTGCCATTGCTGCGTTTCAGGCACTACAGTGCGAAGGGCTTTCACGGGTTGACTTTTTCTTACAGCCTGATGACACTCTGCTTGTGAATGAAATCAATACACTTCCAGGGTTTACTGCCATTAGCATGTACCCGAAGCTGTGGGAAGTGAGCGGGGTTTCTTACCCTGACCTTATTGAGCGTCTCATCCAATTGGCCATTGAAAGACATCAACGAACACAGGGATTGAAAAGCTCTATAAACTAA